One Clostridium sp. CM027 genomic window carries:
- a CDS encoding undecaprenyl diphosphate synthase family protein, producing MRIPNHIGVIPDGNRRWSVDNGLSKDKGYSFGLDPGLSLYKLCKAVGVKEITYYGFTTDNTKRPPLQREAFAKACVDAVKLLSTQDADLLVVGNSASPMFPKELLPFTSRRTFGKGGMKLNFLVNYGWEWDLSNLDQNKSSKRSNIFNCIKTNDISRVDLIIRWGGRRRLSGFLPLQSIYSDFYVIDDFWPDFKPEHLSNALHWYDDQDVTLGG from the coding sequence ATGAGAATACCAAATCACATCGGAGTAATTCCCGATGGAAATAGAAGATGGTCGGTAGATAATGGTTTATCAAAAGACAAAGGGTATTCCTTTGGACTAGATCCTGGTCTGTCTTTGTATAAACTTTGCAAAGCTGTGGGCGTAAAAGAAATAACTTATTATGGGTTTACTACTGATAATACAAAAAGACCACCCTTGCAGAGAGAAGCTTTTGCTAAAGCTTGTGTAGATGCAGTAAAACTTTTAAGTACACAGGATGCTGATTTATTAGTAGTAGGAAATAGTGCCTCACCTATGTTTCCTAAAGAACTACTTCCTTTCACCTCACGTAGAACCTTTGGTAAAGGTGGTATGAAGCTAAACTTTCTCGTAAACTATGGCTGGGAATGGGATCTAAGTAACCTAGATCAAAACAAAAGTAGCAAGAGAAGTAATATATTTAATTGCATAAAAACTAATGATATCTCTAGAGTAGATTTAATTATTCGTTGGGGTGGAAGAAGGCGTCTTAGTGGATTTTTGCCTTTACAATCCATATATTCTGACTTTTACGTTATAGATGACTTTTGGCCTGACTTTAAACCGGAGCATTTATCAAATGCTTTACATTGGTATGATGATCAAGATGTAACACTTGGTGGTTGA